Proteins from a single region of Azospira inquinata:
- the truB gene encoding tRNA pseudouridine(55) synthase TruB yields MVQKRTWKQVDGVLLLDKPSGMTSNDALQKARRLFSAAKAGHTGTLDPLASGLLPLCFGEATKFAADLLEADKTYLAELGLGVTTTTGDKEGEVLETRPVQVTREQLEAVLPRFLGAIQQVPPMYSALKRDGRPLYELARAGIEVERAPRAVTIYELKLVDFHDSTAVLAVSCSKGTYVRTLAEDVGRALGCGAHLTALRRTRVGKLGLGEAYTLEQLAAFPDAPPGECLKGLDYLLEGLPRADLTEAAVLRFSHGNGVECPGPEGRLRVYDPAGRLLGIGECREGVLQPKRLLRQEEGA; encoded by the coding sequence ATGGTTCAAAAACGTACCTGGAAACAGGTGGACGGGGTGTTGCTGCTCGACAAACCGTCCGGTATGACTTCCAACGACGCGCTGCAAAAGGCGCGTCGTTTGTTTTCGGCGGCCAAAGCCGGCCACACCGGTACCCTGGACCCCCTGGCGTCCGGGCTGTTGCCCCTGTGTTTCGGAGAGGCCACCAAGTTTGCCGCCGACCTCCTGGAGGCGGACAAGACTTATCTGGCCGAACTGGGCCTGGGGGTGACCACCACCACGGGGGATAAGGAAGGGGAGGTATTGGAAACCCGCCCCGTTCAGGTGACCCGGGAGCAGCTGGAAGCTGTCTTGCCCCGCTTTCTCGGCGCCATTCAACAGGTGCCCCCCATGTATTCGGCCCTAAAGCGGGACGGTCGTCCCCTCTACGAATTGGCCCGGGCTGGCATTGAGGTGGAGCGGGCGCCCCGAGCGGTAACCATTTATGAGCTGAAGCTGGTGGATTTTCACGACAGCACCGCTGTGCTGGCCGTGTCCTGTAGCAAGGGCACCTATGTACGCACCCTGGCGGAGGATGTGGGCCGGGCTTTAGGCTGCGGCGCCCATTTGACGGCCTTACGCCGTACCCGGGTGGGCAAGCTGGGCCTGGGGGAAGCCTATACCCTGGAGCAGCTGGCCGCCTTTCCCGACGCGCCGCCGGGGGAATGCCTCAAGGGCCTGGATTACCTGCTGGAAGGCCTGCCCCGGGCGGACCTGACGGAAGCCGCCGTACTCCGCTTTTCCCATGGCAACGGGGTGGAATGTCCCGGGCCCGAGGGGCGTCTGCGGGTCTATGACCCGGCGGGGCGCCTTCTGGGCATTGGAGAATGCCGGGAAGGGGTGCTGCAACCCAAGCGCCTCCTGCGTCAGGAAGAGGGCGCTTAA
- a CDS encoding GTP-binding protein, whose product MRVMTVAGSPSVGKTSVMLRVAEELGRQGQKVGVVKFDALSTRDDELYRQAGIPVQVGLAGGLCPDHYFITNVDACLAWGLEQGFDVLMTESAGLCNRCSPHIEGVLALCVVDALAGVHTPRKIGPMLRLADLVVITKGDIVSQVEREVFAYHVRLANPRARAMFCNGITGQGAMEVAYHLGQAPETATLEGARLRFPMPSAVCPYCVGETAIGETHKRGNVKHMVFAPAGA is encoded by the coding sequence ATGCGTGTAATGACGGTGGCCGGTTCCCCTTCCGTGGGCAAAACCTCGGTCATGCTCCGGGTGGCGGAGGAATTGGGGCGCCAGGGCCAGAAGGTGGGGGTGGTGAAATTCGATGCCCTGTCCACCCGGGATGACGAGCTTTACCGCCAGGCCGGCATTCCGGTCCAGGTGGGTCTGGCCGGGGGCCTTTGCCCGGACCATTACTTCATTACCAATGTGGATGCCTGCCTGGCCTGGGGTTTGGAGCAGGGCTTTGACGTGCTCATGACCGAATCCGCCGGCCTCTGCAACCGCTGTTCCCCCCACATTGAGGGGGTGTTGGCCCTGTGTGTGGTGGATGCCCTGGCCGGGGTCCATACCCCCCGGAAAATCGGTCCCATGCTGCGTCTGGCGGATCTGGTGGTAATTACCAAGGGGGATATCGTTTCCCAGGTGGAGCGGGAGGTGTTCGCCTACCACGTGCGCCTGGCCAATCCCCGGGCCCGGGCCATGTTCTGCAACGGCATCACCGGCCAGGGGGCCATGGAAGTGGCTTACCACCTGGGCCAGGCCCCGGAGACCGCCACCCTGGAAGGGGCCCGGCTGCGCTTTCCCATGCCTTCCGCCGTTTGCCCCTACTGCGTGGGGGAAACGGCCATCGGCGAAACCCATAAGCGGGGCAATGTGAAGCACATGGTCTTCGCCCCGGCGGGAGCTTGA
- the rbfA gene encoding 30S ribosome-binding factor RbfA — MPGNKGFARKDRVNEQIRRELAELLRTEVKDPRVGMVSLTDVEVTPDYAHAKVFFTTLADSSRLPEVEAGLAKASGFLRRELGRRVRIHTTPQLHFVYDASLERGASLSRLIDQAAEISGDGDTEADPE; from the coding sequence GTGCCGGGCAACAAGGGTTTCGCACGCAAGGACCGGGTGAACGAGCAGATTCGGCGGGAATTGGCCGAACTGCTCCGCACCGAGGTCAAAGACCCCCGGGTGGGGATGGTCAGTCTCACCGATGTGGAGGTGACCCCGGACTATGCCCACGCCAAGGTCTTTTTCACCACCCTGGCGGACAGTTCTCGCTTGCCGGAGGTGGAGGCGGGTCTGGCCAAGGCCTCCGGTTTTCTGCGTCGGGAGCTGGGACGGCGGGTGCGCATTCACACCACTCCCCAGCTCCATTTCGTCTATGACGCCTCCCTGGAACGGGGGGCCAGTCTGTCCCGCCTTATCGACCAAGCGGCGGAAATCAGCGGCGACGGGGATACCGAGGCCGATCCGGAGTAG
- a CDS encoding glutamate-cysteine ligase family protein codes for MKLGIEFEYLLHDGDGRIRDFTNLDFPDLEDFLAHKPGRDDPSLATGDLGIKAGYWYLEGDERFDGAGNFSRLAVKGVEIRTPPRSSVAAASACLLDIQAELAARLAQRDLHLSLVGFNPVTPRYEFSPPLNAWERACRDAHPEYGAAGVSTLSYGPDINVSFPDWDGGRCLAATRRLTFYSPFMVPFSFSSPFYAGKPWEGLSKRTFERTWRRPSAKCFGSAADRRLSPLMGAARLPSEEGRIEFKAYDAFTDLTLLEACCHLVAGVCLAEDLVGQADTPDKALHQLAATRGFAESRIAHGAALVLARAGRALVRHGLADAHALDPLAEYLAQGRTPAHDLLVAYAHTGRMYVDGGLAAPLPRPQAAKELTAQPCPF; via the coding sequence ATGAAACTGGGGATCGAGTTTGAATACCTGCTCCACGACGGAGACGGGCGCATCCGGGATTTCACCAACCTGGATTTTCCTGACCTGGAGGATTTTCTCGCCCATAAGCCGGGGCGGGACGATCCTTCCCTGGCCACCGGGGACCTGGGCATTAAAGCGGGCTACTGGTATCTGGAAGGGGATGAGCGTTTTGACGGGGCGGGCAATTTTTCCCGCCTGGCCGTGAAGGGGGTGGAAATCCGCACCCCGCCCCGATCTTCCGTGGCAGCGGCCAGCGCCTGCCTGTTGGACATCCAGGCCGAACTGGCCGCCCGGCTGGCCCAGCGGGATTTGCATTTGAGCCTGGTGGGTTTTAATCCGGTGACGCCCCGCTACGAATTTTCGCCCCCTCTGAATGCCTGGGAGCGGGCCTGCCGGGACGCCCACCCAGAATACGGGGCAGCCGGGGTGTCCACCTTAAGCTACGGGCCGGACATCAATGTCTCCTTTCCCGACTGGGACGGCGGGCGCTGTCTCGCCGCCACCCGGCGCCTGACCTTCTACAGCCCCTTCATGGTGCCCTTCAGCTTCAGTTCCCCTTTTTACGCGGGCAAACCCTGGGAGGGCCTTTCCAAGCGCACCTTTGAGCGCACCTGGCGCCGCCCCTCGGCCAAATGCTTCGGCTCGGCGGCGGATCGGCGCCTCTCCCCCCTCATGGGGGCCGCCCGCCTGCCTTCGGAGGAGGGGCGCATCGAATTCAAGGCCTACGACGCCTTCACCGACCTGACCCTTCTGGAAGCCTGTTGCCATCTGGTGGCTGGGGTCTGTCTGGCGGAGGATTTGGTGGGTCAGGCGGATACCCCGGACAAGGCCCTGCATCAGCTGGCCGCCACCCGGGGCTTTGCCGAGTCCCGTATTGCCCACGGCGCCGCCCTGGTTCTGGCCCGGGCGGGGCGGGCCCTGGTGCGGCATGGGCTGGCGGATGCCCACGCCCTGGACCCCCTGGCCGAATACCTGGCCCAGGGCCGCACCCCGGCCCATGACCTGCTGGTGGCCTATGCACACACAGGCCGGATGTACGTGGATGGGGGGCTGGCGGCCCCCTTACCCCGACCCCAGGCGGCCAAGGAGCTGACTGCCCAGCCTTGCCCCTTCTAG
- a CDS encoding ATP-binding cassette domain-containing protein — protein sequence MELDQLAVQPLETLVCQEPCVAEFLASVGLNRVPFRGRVGDWLAALSDEDVSDAGMEREQMLAHMGRLIDQVATLARQAGRWETVAELTLVGGRDKQGRPEERRLTVKAGDVVCIVGPTGSGKSRLLGDIECLAQGDTPTGRTILINGQPPTPEARFSLDRKLVAQLSQNMNFVVDLKVDDFITMHARCRMVPEPEALAARVIDCANQLTGEKFSPRVSVTQLSGGQTRALMIADVALLSASPVVLIDEIENAGVDRKRALELLVTGEKIVFISTHDPLLALRGKQRIVIRNGGIADILTTSPEERKNLVRIEKLDEAMMDIRDRLRRGLRIEETGLWPV from the coding sequence ATGGAACTGGATCAATTGGCGGTGCAGCCCCTGGAAACCCTGGTGTGCCAGGAGCCCTGTGTGGCCGAGTTTCTCGCCTCCGTGGGCTTGAACCGGGTGCCCTTCCGGGGACGGGTGGGGGATTGGCTGGCGGCCCTGAGCGATGAGGATGTGTCCGACGCGGGCATGGAGCGGGAGCAGATGCTGGCCCACATGGGGCGCCTCATCGACCAGGTGGCCACCCTGGCCCGTCAGGCGGGGCGCTGGGAAACGGTGGCCGAACTGACTCTGGTCGGCGGCCGGGACAAGCAGGGACGGCCGGAGGAGCGCCGTCTTACCGTCAAGGCGGGGGACGTGGTATGCATCGTCGGCCCCACTGGCTCGGGCAAGAGCCGTCTGCTGGGGGACATCGAATGTCTGGCCCAGGGGGATACCCCCACTGGGCGCACTATCCTCATTAACGGCCAGCCCCCCACCCCGGAGGCCCGCTTTTCCCTGGACCGGAAACTGGTGGCCCAGCTTTCCCAGAACATGAATTTCGTGGTGGATTTGAAGGTGGATGATTTCATCACTATGCACGCCCGCTGCCGCATGGTGCCGGAGCCGGAAGCCCTGGCGGCTCGGGTGATCGACTGCGCCAATCAGCTCACCGGGGAAAAGTTTTCCCCCCGAGTCTCTGTCACCCAGCTCTCCGGGGGCCAGACCCGGGCCCTGATGATTGCGGATGTGGCCCTTCTGAGCGCCTCTCCCGTTGTGCTCATCGACGAAATCGAAAACGCCGGGGTGGATCGGAAGCGGGCCCTGGAACTCCTGGTAACGGGGGAAAAGATTGTCTTTATTTCCACCCACGACCCCCTCCTGGCCCTGCGGGGCAAGCAGCGCATCGTGATCCGCAACGGAGGCATCGCGGACATTCTGACCACCAGCCCGGAGGAACGAAAAAACCTGGTGCGGATCGAAAAGCTGGATGAAGCCATGATGGACATCCGGGACCGGCTGCGGCGGGGACTGCGGATTGAGGAGACGGGTTTATGGCCGGTGTAG
- the dksA gene encoding RNA polymerase-binding protein DksA yields MAEELLQKNFTPYVPKKGEEYMNSKQLAHFRNILTSLKQGLMADIERTVHTMQDEATVFADPNDRASQETDIALELRNRDRERKLIKKIDETLARIDAGDYGYCDKCGEEIGIKRLEARPTATLCIDCKTLEEQREKQVAK; encoded by the coding sequence ATGGCTGAAGAATTGCTCCAGAAAAATTTCACGCCCTACGTCCCCAAAAAGGGCGAGGAATACATGAACAGCAAGCAGCTGGCGCATTTCCGTAATATCCTGACCTCCCTGAAGCAAGGGCTGATGGCGGATATCGAGCGCACGGTGCACACCATGCAAGATGAGGCCACGGTTTTTGCCGACCCCAATGACCGGGCCAGCCAAGAAACTGATATCGCGCTGGAATTGCGTAACCGGGATCGGGAACGCAAGCTGATCAAGAAAATTGACGAAACACTGGCCCGCATCGACGCCGGGGATTACGGCTATTGCGACAAGTGCGGGGAAGAAATCGGTATTAAGCGGCTGGAAGCCCGCCCCACGGCCACCCTGTGCATCGATTGCAAAACCCTGGAAGAACAACGGGAAAAGCAGGTCGCCAAATAG
- a CDS encoding ABC transporter substrate-binding protein translates to MNGQLQPLMSLSTPWQGASLGDLDFLGRMPLPLRRHFKAGLDGVVKDVRQGGGPALNCAFLSGGQWYGLFNRLADARGAEELPAMLVSPWGPDVLNPALMAHYAPGPGAWGPLPPQHPACLAAGLPDPERVFRLFSLVPQVFLVDQHKLGGRPVPRVWADLLEPCYEDAIVFGGWRPRDQGPYRDFNTYLLLFLAQAFGFNALDAFGGNVKHLLHNIRSAKRVGSSSEETGAITIMPWLQAELCPHRQRAQVVWPEDGALAMPIGYMVQPGAEGRLAPLHHYLTGAALGRELGRNCYPASAAAYAGLPEGARLRWPGWDFVRSHDLAAYGKAAGERFFRAWGRRQEAAMFGGQSPFPQGVGGKTCPVPASPPRARQPQEVQPCV, encoded by the coding sequence ATGAACGGGCAATTGCAACCCCTGATGTCGCTATCCACACCCTGGCAAGGGGCGTCCCTGGGGGATCTGGATTTTCTTGGCCGCATGCCCTTGCCCCTGCGGCGCCATTTCAAAGCGGGCCTGGATGGGGTGGTGAAGGACGTCCGCCAGGGGGGCGGCCCGGCTCTCAACTGTGCCTTTCTCTCCGGTGGTCAGTGGTACGGGCTTTTTAACCGCCTGGCGGACGCCCGGGGGGCGGAGGAATTGCCCGCCATGCTGGTGAGCCCCTGGGGGCCGGATGTGCTGAATCCGGCCTTGATGGCCCATTACGCCCCCGGGCCGGGGGCTTGGGGCCCCCTGCCGCCCCAGCATCCTGCCTGCTTGGCCGCCGGGCTGCCTGATCCGGAAAGGGTATTCCGGCTCTTTTCCCTGGTGCCCCAGGTGTTTCTGGTGGATCAGCATAAGCTCGGCGGTCGGCCCGTGCCCCGGGTTTGGGCCGATCTGCTGGAACCCTGCTACGAAGACGCCATCGTGTTTGGCGGCTGGCGCCCCCGGGACCAGGGGCCTTACCGGGATTTCAACACCTATTTGTTGCTCTTCCTGGCCCAGGCTTTCGGTTTCAATGCCCTGGATGCCTTTGGGGGCAACGTCAAACACCTGCTCCACAATATCCGCAGCGCCAAGCGGGTGGGCTCCAGTAGCGAGGAAACCGGGGCTATCACCATCATGCCCTGGCTCCAGGCGGAACTCTGCCCCCACCGGCAGCGGGCCCAGGTGGTCTGGCCCGAGGATGGGGCCCTGGCCATGCCCATCGGCTACATGGTCCAGCCCGGGGCGGAAGGGCGGCTGGCGCCCCTCCACCACTATCTGACCGGCGCCGCCCTGGGGCGGGAGCTGGGGCGTAATTGTTATCCGGCGTCAGCCGCCGCTTACGCCGGATTGCCCGAGGGTGCCCGGCTGCGCTGGCCGGGCTGGGATTTTGTCCGCAGCCATGATCTGGCCGCCTACGGCAAAGCCGCCGGGGAACGGTTTTTCCGGGCCTGGGGGCGGCGTCAGGAGGCGGCGATGTTCGGGGGGCAGAGCCCATTTCCCCAAGGGGTGGGCGGGAAAACATGCCCCGTCCCCGCCTCTCCCCCTCGAGCCCGGCAACCCCAGGAGGTGCAACCATGCGTGTAA
- a CDS encoding bacteriohemerythrin, with translation MTEYFPWSADISVGIEEIDAQHKVLIHIINGIYQAIVTQAPRQTTGALLEELVQYTHVHFAVEESLFRITDYPAYEGHKAIHDQLKHQVEDIRAKFQRGEIVADLALMDFLKQWLEHHIKGEDKTYVPHLLQAGLAKKWAKTSWIGKIWGK, from the coding sequence ATGACCGAATATTTCCCCTGGAGTGCCGATATTTCCGTCGGCATTGAAGAAATCGACGCCCAGCACAAGGTGCTCATCCACATCATTAACGGCATCTACCAAGCCATTGTGACCCAGGCCCCCCGCCAGACGACCGGCGCATTACTGGAAGAATTGGTGCAATACACCCACGTCCATTTTGCCGTGGAGGAAAGCCTGTTCCGAATTACGGATTACCCAGCCTACGAGGGTCACAAGGCCATCCACGATCAGTTAAAACACCAGGTAGAGGATATCCGGGCCAAGTTCCAGCGGGGGGAAATCGTGGCCGATCTAGCCCTCATGGATTTTCTCAAGCAATGGCTGGAACACCATATCAAGGGGGAAGATAAAACCTATGTCCCCCACCTGCTCCAGGCCGGTTTGGCAAAAAAATGGGCTAAAACTTCCTGGATCGGCAAAATCTGGGGCAAATAA
- the pnp gene encoding polyribonucleotide nucleotidyltransferase, which yields MFKIAKKTFTYGSHQVTLETGEVSRQASGAVMVHMDDTVVLVTVVGAKEAKPGQDFFPLTVDYVEKFYAAGRIPGGFFKREGRPSEKETLTSRLIDRPIRPLFPDGFFNEVQVVATVMSLNPEVDSDIPAMIGASAALAISGIPFNGPIGAARVGYINGEYVVNPTVSQLKDSQLDLVVAGTQSAVLMVESEAKVLPEDVMLGAVVFGHEQMQTVINAINELVEEAGKPEWDWQPPAKDQALVAKLEELVKAKLDEAYHITSKQTRSQRVKEIRAEAMAALCTGEDGAPDENTVGNLFFELEASIVRGRILAGEARIDGRDTRTVRPITMRTGVLPRTHGSALFTRGETQALVVSTLGTSRDEQIIDALGGEYRERFMLHYNMPPYATGECGRVGSPKRREIGHGRLAKRALLAVLPPADEFSYSMRVVSEITESNGSSSMASVCGGCLSLLDAGVPLKAHVAGIAMGLIKEGNRFAVLTDILGDEDHLGDMDFKVAGTSEGVTALQMDIKIQGITKEIMQVALAQAKEGRMHILGLMQQAMDGHKAEMSAYAPRLYTMKINPEKIRDVIGKGGAVIRALTEETGTTIDIQDDGTITIASTDGDAAEAAKKRIQAITAEVEVGKIYEGTVLKILDFGAIVSVLPGKDGLLHISQIANERVNAVSDYLKDGQVVRVKVLETDEKGRIRLSMKAVAAEENAAAQQQQQ from the coding sequence ATGTTCAAAATTGCAAAGAAGACCTTCACTTACGGTAGCCATCAGGTCACCCTGGAAACCGGGGAAGTTTCCCGGCAGGCTTCTGGCGCCGTCATGGTCCATATGGACGATACCGTGGTGCTGGTCACCGTGGTGGGTGCCAAGGAAGCCAAGCCCGGCCAGGATTTCTTCCCCCTGACCGTGGATTACGTGGAAAAATTCTATGCCGCCGGCCGTATCCCCGGCGGTTTCTTTAAGCGGGAAGGCCGTCCTTCCGAAAAGGAAACCCTCACCTCCCGCCTCATCGACCGTCCCATCCGTCCCCTGTTCCCGGACGGCTTCTTCAATGAAGTCCAGGTGGTGGCGACGGTGATGTCCCTGAATCCGGAAGTGGATTCCGACATTCCCGCCATGATCGGCGCCTCCGCCGCCCTGGCCATTTCCGGTATTCCCTTCAACGGCCCCATCGGTGCCGCCCGGGTGGGTTACATCAACGGCGAATACGTGGTCAATCCCACGGTCAGCCAGTTGAAGGATAGCCAGTTGGATCTGGTGGTGGCGGGTACCCAATCCGCCGTGCTGATGGTGGAATCGGAAGCCAAGGTGCTGCCGGAAGACGTGATGCTGGGTGCCGTGGTTTTCGGTCACGAACAAATGCAGACCGTCATCAACGCCATTAACGAACTGGTGGAAGAAGCCGGCAAGCCCGAATGGGATTGGCAGCCTCCCGCCAAGGACCAAGCCCTGGTGGCCAAGCTGGAAGAACTGGTCAAGGCCAAGCTGGACGAGGCTTACCACATCACCAGCAAGCAAACCCGTAGCCAACGGGTGAAAGAAATCCGCGCCGAAGCCATGGCGGCCCTGTGCACCGGCGAAGACGGCGCTCCTGATGAAAACACCGTGGGCAATCTGTTCTTCGAACTGGAAGCCAGCATTGTCCGGGGTCGTATCCTGGCCGGTGAAGCCCGTATCGACGGTCGGGATACCCGCACCGTGCGTCCCATTACCATGCGTACCGGCGTACTGCCCCGTACCCACGGTTCCGCCCTGTTCACCCGGGGCGAAACCCAAGCCCTGGTGGTCTCCACCCTGGGTACCAGCCGGGACGAGCAAATCATCGACGCCCTGGGTGGGGAATACCGGGAACGGTTCATGTTGCATTACAACATGCCTCCCTATGCCACCGGCGAATGCGGCCGGGTAGGTTCTCCCAAGCGCCGGGAAATCGGCCACGGCCGTCTGGCCAAGCGGGCCCTGCTGGCCGTGCTGCCCCCCGCCGACGAGTTCTCCTACTCCATGCGGGTGGTTTCCGAAATCACCGAATCCAACGGTTCTTCCTCCATGGCTTCCGTTTGTGGCGGCTGCCTCTCCCTGTTGGACGCCGGGGTGCCCCTGAAGGCTCACGTGGCCGGTATCGCCATGGGCCTGATCAAGGAAGGTAACCGGTTCGCCGTGCTGACCGACATCCTGGGTGACGAAGATCACCTGGGCGACATGGACTTCAAGGTGGCGGGTACCTCCGAAGGGGTGACCGCTCTCCAGATGGACATCAAGATCCAAGGCATTACCAAGGAAATCATGCAGGTTGCCCTGGCCCAGGCCAAGGAAGGCCGGATGCACATCCTGGGTCTGATGCAGCAAGCCATGGATGGCCACAAGGCGGAAATGTCCGCCTACGCGCCTCGCCTCTACACCATGAAGATCAATCCGGAAAAAATCCGCGACGTGATCGGTAAGGGTGGTGCGGTGATCCGTGCCCTGACGGAAGAAACCGGCACCACCATCGACATTCAGGACGACGGCACCATTACCATCGCCTCTACCGACGGGGATGCTGCGGAAGCCGCCAAGAAGCGTATCCAAGCCATTACCGCCGAAGTGGAAGTGGGCAAGATCTACGAAGGTACCGTGTTGAAGATTCTGGACTTCGGTGCCATCGTTAGCGTTCTGCCGGGTAAGGACGGGCTGCTGCACATTTCCCAAATCGCCAACGAACGGGTGAATGCGGTCAGCGATTACCTGAAGGATGGCCAAGTGGTTCGGGTCAAGGTTCTGGAAACGGACGAAAAGGGCCGTATCCGCCTGTCCATGAAGGCCGTGGCTGCGGAAGAAAACGCCGCCGCTCAGCAGCAACAGCAGTAA
- a CDS encoding nitroreductase family protein — MPSDRAAPPEITPNPAGLDLLLQRRSHHSLVAPGPDECQLTQMLRAALRVPDFRHLRPYRFLLAQGAGLDRLGQAMARAAVAGGQSERLIQRAPAMPHRAPLVIGVVAVHRPHKLVPETDQRYAAVCTVFALELAARALGFGAVWRSGWFMEAPELYRELGLGEGERLVGFLYVGTPSSLPAPGEPTPVPDPAPGDFVTWL, encoded by the coding sequence GTGCCTAGCGACAGGGCGGCGCCCCCGGAAATTACCCCCAATCCGGCCGGGCTGGACCTGCTGCTCCAGCGCCGTTCCCACCACAGTCTGGTGGCCCCAGGGCCGGATGAATGCCAGCTGACTCAGATGCTGCGGGCTGCCCTGCGGGTGCCGGATTTCCGCCATCTGCGGCCCTATCGCTTTCTTCTCGCCCAGGGGGCGGGGTTGGACCGGCTGGGCCAGGCCATGGCCCGGGCGGCCGTGGCCGGTGGCCAGTCTGAACGGCTGATTCAGCGGGCCCCCGCCATGCCCCACCGGGCGCCCCTGGTGATCGGGGTGGTGGCCGTGCATCGGCCCCACAAGCTGGTGCCGGAAACGGATCAGCGTTATGCGGCGGTGTGCACCGTTTTCGCCCTGGAACTGGCGGCCCGGGCCCTGGGCTTTGGCGCCGTCTGGCGTTCCGGCTGGTTTATGGAGGCTCCGGAGCTTTATCGGGAATTGGGGCTGGGGGAGGGGGAGCGGCTGGTGGGCTTTCTCTATGTGGGCACCCCGTCTTCCCTGCCCGCCCCGGGGGAGCCGACCCCGGTGCCAGACCCGGCCCCCGGGGATTTTGTCACCTGGCTATGA
- the rpsO gene encoding 30S ribosomal protein S15 — MSISTTQKAQIVGDFQRAQGDTGSPEVQIALLTARINDLTGHFKEHSKDHHSRRGLLRMVSRRRKLLDYLKNTDADKYRAVIERLGLRK, encoded by the coding sequence ATGTCTATCAGCACGACTCAAAAAGCCCAAATCGTGGGCGACTTCCAACGGGCCCAAGGCGACACCGGGTCTCCCGAAGTGCAAATCGCCCTGCTCACCGCCCGGATCAACGATCTGACCGGTCACTTCAAGGAACACTCCAAGGATCACCATTCCCGCCGCGGTCTGCTGCGCATGGTGTCCCGTCGTCGTAAGCTCCTGGACTACCTGAAGAATACCGATGCGGACAAGTATCGTGCCGTCATCGAACGTCTGGGTCTGCGTAAGTAA